The segment CCTTCGGCTCGACGCCGAGGCGCAGCGTGTCGCCGCGGCCGTACTCGATGGTCTTGGCGTCCTTGCGGCCGGTGAGGCACTCCTGGACCTTGTCCATGGAGAGCTCCTTGCCGTCGGCGCGGCACTCAGACTCGGCGGACACCGACGAGCTGCCGACGGTCACCGTCGCGAGCGGCGTCGGCTTGTCGCAGGCGGACAGGAGGAGGAGGCCGGCGGACACGGCTCCGAGGGCCGCGACGCTGCGGCGGGCCCTACCCGGGAAAAGCGGTGCGGTCATGAGCCGAAGGCTATCTGGCCGCTGGGCTGCGCCGCCGCACGGGGGGTGTACGGCGGCGTGCCCTTGCGCTCGGCGGGGGGTGGGGGGCCTCGCCGGGGCCCGCGGGCCCCGCCCGCCCGGCACCGCCCCCGCGGGGGCGTCAGGCCACGCTGGGGTGGGACGAGCGTTGGTGGTGGGGGGACGTCAGGTAGCCGCGGAGGGCCACCGCCGCGCCCAGGGCGATCACCGCCGAGGCGACCGTCATCCCGAGGACCCCGTTCAGCGGCAGGGCGATGCCGATGCCGCCCCCCACCACCCACGCCATCTGGAGCAGCGTCTCCGATCGGGCGAAGGCGGACGTGCGGACGGCCTCCGGGACGTCGCGCTGGATCATCGCGTCGAGCGAGAGTTTCGCCAGGGCCTGGCAGAAGCCGGCCGTGCCGGCCAGTACCGCCATGAACGGGCCGCTGAAGACGAGGGCCGACAGGATCGCCACGCCCAGCGTGGCGGAGAGGACCGTGGCCACGATGGCTTCCGGGGCGCGGGCCCGCAGCCACGCCCCCACCGCCGTGCCGCACGCGTTGCCCACGCCCGCCGAGGCGCCCACGATCCCGAGGGACACCGCCGCGCTCTGGCCGCCCAGCGGCTGCTCGCGCAGCAGGAACGCCAGGAAGAAGATCAGGAATCCGGACAGCACCCGCATCGTCGCGTTCGCGAGGAGTCCGCACAGCACCGGGCGGCTCACCGTCCGCAGGCCGGGACGTTTCGAGTGGGCCTCGTGGGTGGAGAGGCGGGCCCGGCGTTCGCCCTTGGCGTCGTCCACCTTGTGCGGCAGCTGGAACGCCGCGAACGTCCCCCACACGAAGACCGCGCAGGCCCCGTACAGCGGCCACGGCGGCCCGAGCGCGTGCAGGCCCGCCCCCACCGGTGCGGCGGCACCCGTCGCGAGGAGGCCGGCGAGGGTGACCCGGGAGTTCGCCTTGACGAGGGAGAACCCCTGCGGCAGGAGGCGTGGGACCACCGCGCTGCGGACGACGCCGTACGCCTTCGACGCCACCAGGACGCCCAGTGCCGCCGGGTACAGCTCCAGCCCGCCCGTCGCCACCGCGCCCGACATCATCACCGCGAGCAGGGCCCGCGTCAGCATCGCGCCTGCCATCGCCGCCCGCCGCCCGTGCGGCAGCCGGTCCAGCAGGGGGCCGATGACGGGGGCCAGCAGGGTGAAGGGGGCCATGGTGATGCCCAGGTACAGGGCCACCCGTCCGCGTGCCTCGTCCGTGGGAACGGAGAAGAAGACGGTGGAGGCGAGCGCGACGGTGATCATGACGTCGCCGGCGCCGTTGATCGCGTGCAGTTCGATCAGCCGGCCGAGTCCGGATTCCCCGGCGCCGTGGGCGTGCGTGACGCGCCGGATCCCGCGTGCCGTACCGGTGAACGGGAGGTGCAGGGCACGCCCGACCGCCCGGCCGGCCCGCTTGGCCGGTCCCGAGCCGTCTGCGGACGACCGTACGGGAGCCACGTGGACATAGTGCCCCAGACCGTCCGCCGGGACCCGCCCCGGCGCGTCCGGGCGGGGCCGGGGCGGGGCCGGGGCGGGCCGTGGGTGGGGTGCGGGGCGGGGTGCGGGGGTGGTGCGGGGGTCGTCGATGTCCGCGAATCGGACCTCGCATGTGGGCCGAAGCCGTCGGAGGAGGTAGCGTGCGTAGCGCGCCACCGGCGGTTGCTCTTGGCCGCGCGCCTCTTCGCGATCCCGCAGAATGGATCACATGGGGTGCGCCCGAGGCCGATCGGGGCGCGGACGTCGACGCGGCCCTCTGGTCCGCTCCGCCCGCGCTACGTACGGACGAGACCGACGGGTCGTTGTGGACGACAGTACGGACGGCGCACTCGTGAGACGGCGTAGGAGAGAACGAGACCTGTGAGTGCTGCGACGACGCGAAGCCGTACCCCGCGTACCCCGCGTACCCCCGCCCCCGACCGCCTGTGCGTCGAGGCCGTGGAGCTCGCCCGGGAGGCCGCCGAGGAGGCCGCCTACCCCGGTGCGGTGGGCGAGCACGTCTCCGTCGTAGCGGAGGGTGACCGGGTCGTCACCCACTTCTTCGAGTGCAGGGAAGCGGGCTACCGGGGCTGGCGCTGGGCCGTCACCGTCACCCGTGCGTCGCGCGCCAAGAACGTCACTCTGGACGAAACGGTGCTGCTGCCGGGTGACGACGCCCTGCTCGCGCCGGAGTGGGTGCCGTGGAGCGAGCGGCTGCGTCCGGGGGACATGGGTCCGGGTGACCTGCTCCCGACGGACGCGGACGACCTGCGGCTGGAGCCCGGGTACAGCGGCGAGGACGTGCCGCCGCCGAACTCGGTGGTCTCGGAGGAGATGGCCGAGCTGGTGGAGGCGGAGGACGCCGACGTCACCGACCGGGTGGCCGTGCCGGCGCGCGGGTCCATCACCGCCGTTGCGGAAGAGCTGGGGATGCGGCGTGCGCGGGTGCTGTCCCGGTACGGGCTGCACACGGCCGCCGACCGCTGGGACGAGTCCTTCGGGGCGAAGACGCCCATGGCGCAGGCGGCGCCGGCGTCGTGCGTGTCGTGCGGCTTCCTGGTGGCCATCGGGGGGTCGCTGGGGCAGGCCTTCGGGGTGTGCGCGAACGAGTTCGGGCCGGCGGACGGGCGGCTGGTGTCGCTGTCGTACGGGTGCGGGGGCCATTCGGAGGCGGCGGTGATGCCGAAGCCGCCGAGGCCGGCGGAGCCGGTGCTGGATTCGATGGCGATCGACGAGTTCCCGCTGCGGCCGGCTGCCGCCGATGAAGGATCGGTGCCGGTCACGGACCTGCCGTCCGAGGACCTGGGGCACTCGTAGCCGGAGCGCTACCGCTGCGGGGTGCCGGTGCCGCTACGGGGTGCCGGTGCCGCTACGGGGTGCTGGTGCCGCTACGCGGAGCCGTCTCCCCGTCCCGCCCTTCCTCCGTTCCCCCGGGGCCTGCGCCCCCGGTCCCCCGCGCCGCGGTGGCGCCGTACGCTCGACGGCATGGACATGATGGGGATGACCGGGCGGGTGACGGGGACGGTCGGGCCGGGGCTCGTGGGGGAGGTCATCGTCCAGATCCGCGGTGGTGCCGAGCACTTCCTCGCGTACCCCGCCCCCGGGGAAGGGCGGATCGGCGTCGGATCCGTCGTCACTGTCGTGGAGTACCAGCCCCCGCGCACGGTCTACGTGATGGGCGTGTACGAGGGCTGACGGTCGGCCGCCCTCGTATCAAGATGGCGACAAGAATGATCCGGCCACTTCTCCACCGCCCCCGAACAGGCGCAGACTCACCCCCGTCGGTGCCGAACGGCACCGCGATAAGGGGGCGTTGCCGATGGCTATCGGCGTCGTGGCGGGAGTGGTTCTCGCCGCAATCATTGCCTTGATCGGCCTGTTCAAGCTCATGTGGCGGGTGGCCGAACCGAACGAGGCGCTCGTCATCTCCGGTTCCACGCACAAGACCGAGGGCATCGGCGAGGGCATGGGCTTCCGGATCGTCACCGGCCGCGGGACCCTCGTGCTGCCCGGGGTGCAGGCCGTGCGCAAGCTTTCGCTGGACCTCAACGAGACGCAGCTGAACGTGGACTGCGTGACCCACCAGGGGATCCCGCTGCGGGTCAAGGGGGTCGTGATCTTCAAGATCGGCGACGACTACGTGTCCATCGCCAATGCCGCGCGCCGTTTCCTCGACCAGCAGAAGATGATGCCCGAACGGGTGCACATCGTCTTCGCCGGCCATCTGCGGTCCATCGTCGGCGGCCTGACGGTCGAGGACATGATCCGCGACCGGGAGAAGCTGACCGGGCAGACGCGGGCGGCCTGTGGGACCGAGATGGAGAAGCTCGGGCTGATCGTGGACTCGCTGCAGATCCACGAGATCGAGGACCCGACCGGCTACATCAAGAACCTCGCGATGCCGCACGCCGCCGCCGTCCAGCGCGACGCCCGCATCGCGCAGGCCGAGGCCAACCGGCTGGCGACCGAGGCCGAGCAGACGGCGTTCGCCCGGATGGCCGAGGCCACCCGGGACAGCGAGATCCTCCAGGCCGGCTACCAGGCCGAACGGGACAAGGCCGCGGCCACCGCCCGGCAGGCGGGGCCGCTGTCCGAGGCGGCCGCCCGGCAGGAGGTCGTCGTGCAGGAGACCCGGGTCGCGGAGCTGGAGGCGCACCGGCGCGAGCAGCAGCTCCAGGCCGACGTGCGCAAGCCCGCGGACGCGGCGGCGTACCAGACGAGGACGCTCGCCGAGGCGGAGCGCGACGCCCGGATCTCGGCGGCGCAGGCCAAGGCGAAGGAGACGGAGCTCGCGGCGGCCGCCGAGGCGACCCGGGTCAGGACGGCCGCGGCCGCCGAGGCCCAGGCCACCGAGGCACGAGGGCACGCGGCGGCCACCGCGACACGGGTCAGCGGTGAGGCGGAGGCGGCGTCCACCCAGGCCAAGGGCCTCGCGGCGGCCGAGTCGGCGCGGGCGAACGGTCTCGCGCAGGCGGAGGCGGCCAGGGCCAAGGGTCTGGCGGAGGCCGAGGCGATCAAGGCGCGGGCCGCGGCGCTGGCGGAGAACCAGGAGGCCGTCGTCGCCCAGCAGCTCGCGGAGAACTGGCCGGCCATCGTCCAGGCGGGCGCGGGCGCCTTCGGCAACGTCGAGCACATGGTGCTGCTGAACGGGGCCGAGGGGATGTCGGAGATGTTCGCGAAGGCCCTGACGATGGGCGGTACGGGGCTGGGCGTGGCCCGTCAGCTGCTGGCCTCGATGGGCGCCCAGCAGAAGGGGGAGCAGAAGGGGGAGGGGGGCCGGGAGGCGAAGGCCCCTGCCGCCACCCCCGTGAGCGGCACGGGCCCCGGCCGGACGCCGATCCCGATCGACGAGGACCGGGCCTGACCGGCGGCAGGTGCCGGCTGACGGCCGCAAGCCCGTCTTAGGCCGGTGCCGCCCGCCGGCACGTGCGGTGCGCGCAAGGTTCGTCGGCCTTGCGCGCACCGCGTGTGCGGCGCGGTTCTGCCGGGCTGGTCCCGTAGGCCCGGCGGAAGGCGCGGCCGAGGACGGCGGCGCTGCCGAAGCCCCGGCGGGCGGCGAGGGAGTGCACGGGCCTGTGGGGCCGCCGCGCGGTGCCGCCCTGGGCGCGGGGGGCCGTCAGCCCTTCGGGCGGCGCCTCAGCAGGCGCTTGGCCGCCAGGGTCAGGGCCGTGGCCGCCGCGAGGACCAGGGCGCCCTTCGTGAAGCCGCCGCCCTTCCCGTCCGCCGGGCCCTGCTCCGCGGCCGAGCCGGGAGCGGGGGGACGGCCCGCCGGGCCCGAGGGGGCCGGGGTGGTGGCGGGGGCCACGGGGACGGCCACCACGCGGCTGTTCGCGCCCTCCGCGCCGAACAGCAGCGTCCGGCCGTCCGCGGAGTACGTCACCGACTCCGCCTGGCCCTGCCAGGGCGCGTCCACCCGTTCGCCCTCCCCCTGCGGGCGGCCGTCCTTCCACGGGTACGTCCGCGCCGTGAAGTAGCCCCGCAGCGTCAGCCGGGTGCCGTCCGGGGAGAACGCCCCGTCCGTCACCCACGGCACCTCCGCGATCCGCCGGAAGACGTTGCGTCCGTCCGGCGACAGCTTCTCCGGGCCCTCGTACAGGCCGCCGCCCTGCTCGTTCTTGCTCGCGATGTACACCCGGCCCGTCACCGGATGGACCATCAGCGCCTCGGCGTTGCGCGGCCCGTCCGCGTAGACGGCCGTGAACTGCTCGGCCGTGACCGTCGCGTCGTGCAGCTCCTTCGGTTCCGGGAAGCGGTAGATCCACACGTGGTCCCAGGTCCCGTCGCGGTTGTCGCCGATGTCCCCGACGTAGAGGTTCCCGTCCGGGCCCAGCGAGATGGCCTCGACGTCGCGCGGGGTGCCGATGCCGGAGAGGGTGATGCGGGCCACCGTCCTGCCCGTCGCCGAGTCCACCGCGTACACGTACGGGCCGTCGTCGCTGTCGTTGTGCGTCCAGTACACGCCCGGGTGGATCCGGCTGGCGGCCAGCCCGCTCGACTCCGTGATCCGCGGATCGCCGATCGTGAACCCGGAGGCGGCGGGCGCCGGGCTGCCGGTGGCCGGGGCGGCCCCGGAGGCCGCGGCTGCGCCCGGCAGCAGCAGGCCCAGGGCGAGAGCGGCGGGAACGGCGGTCGTCGGGACGGTCAGCAGGCGCATCCCCCCAGCCTGCCAGCCCCCGCCCCGTCAGGGGCCGTGCCCGCTCCCGCCCCCGGCGTGTCCGGCATCACAGGGGTGCGCGCCGCGTGATCCGCGATGATGACCGGATGCGTTTCATGTTCGTCGGCGATTCCATGACCATCGGACGCGCCGGCGACTTCACCTGGCGCTACCGGATGTGGCAGCACCTGCGCGCCACCCTCGGCGACGGCTGCTTCGAGATCGTCGGACCGCGCAGCGCGCTGTACGACGCCGCCGGTGACACCCCGGCCGGCGAGGGCTACGCCGCCCCCGGCTTCCCGGCGGCCGCCCGCCGCCACCTGGCCGGCTGGGGCGAGGGCTGGCAGCACATGGCCCCGCTCATCGGGCCCGCCGTCCGCGAGAGCGGGGCCGACGTGCTGCTCGTCTCCCTCGGCCTGATCGACCTCGGCTTCTACACGAAGGCCGACCAGACCGCCGAGAACGTCCGCGCGTTCATCGCGGCCGCCCGCGAGGCCCGCCCCGGCATCCGGATGGTCCTCCTGCCGGTCATACCCAACGTCCGCGCCGAGGACGACGCCCCCTTCGCCGCCGAGGTCGTCCGCTTCAACGAACTCCTCGCCAAGACCGTCGCCGACCTCACCGACGCCGCTTCGCCGGTGCTGCTGGCCGCGCGCCCGGAGGCGTACGACATCCACCGCGACACCTACGACGGCACCCACCCCAACGCCTCCGGCGAGCACCGCCTGGCCGGGGAGTTCGCGGCCGTCCTCCACCAGGCCTGGGGCATCGGCGGCCCCTACCGCCCGGCCGACGACACGTAACGCGCCGGAGGAACGGGGGTCTTGCCTCGAGCGCACTCCAAGCAGTTGGCTTGGCCCCCATGAAGTACACGCAGCTCGGACGCACCGGCCTCAAGGTCAGCCGACTCGTACTCGGCACGATGAACTTCGGTCCGCAGACCGACGAACCCACCAGTCACGCCATCATGGACGCAGCGCTCGACGCGGGCGTCAACTTCTTCGACACCGCCAACGTCTACGGCTGGGGCGAGAACAAGGGCCGCACCGAGGAGATCATCGGCACCTGGTTCGCCCAGGGCGGCGGCCGCCGCGACAAGACGGTCCTCGCCACGAAGGTCTACGGCTCCATGGCCCCCGAGGGCGAGCCCTGGCCCAACTACGACCGGCTCTCCGCCCTCAACATCCGCCGCGCCGTCGACGCCAGCCTCAAGCGGCTGCAGACCGACCACATCGACGTCTACCAGTTCCACCACGTCGACCGGCAGACCCCCTTCGAGGAGATCTGGCAGGCCGTCGAGGTCCTGGTCCAGCAGGGCAAGATCCTCTACGCGGGCTCCTCCAACTTCCCCGGATGGAAGATCGCCCAGGCCAACGAGACCGCCGCGCGCGGCGGCCGGCTCGGGCTCGTCAGCGAGCAGTGCCTCTACAACCTCGCCGAACGGCGCGCCGAGATGGAGGTCATCCCGGCCGCGCAGGAGTACGGGCTCGGCGTCATCCCGTGGTCCCCGCTGCACGGCGGACTGCTCGGCGGGGCCATCCGCAAGCAGGCCGCCGGAGCGTCCGAGGGGCGCAGCGCCTCCGGCCGTACCGCGGACGCCCTCGCGGACACCGCGGTGCGGGCGCAGGTGCAGGCGTACGAGGACCTGCTCGACAAGCACGGCCTGGAGCCCGGTGAGACGGCGCTGGCCTGGCTGCTGACCCGGCCGGGGGTCACCGGCCCGATCGTCGGCCCGCGCACGCGGGAGCAGCTGGCGTCCGCGCTGCGGGCGGTGGAGCTGGAGCTGTCGCAGGAGGTACTCGCCGGACTGGACGAGATCTTCCCCGGCCCGGGTCCGTCGCCGGAGGCCTTCGCCTGGTAGGCGCCGGTCCCGGCGAGGCGGCCGTGGGGCGGCCGCGGGGCGGTGCTACTGGCCGACCGCGGCCGCCACGGCGACGACGACGAACATCAGCACGAGCACACCGGCCATGACACGGTTTCTGGTCTTGGGATCCACCCGTCGAGACTAACGCGAAGGCGCCCGGCCCCCGTGCCGGGGGCTGCGAGACTTCCGTCATGGTCACAGTCGACGACGTACGGCGGCTGGCGCTCGCGCTGCCGCGCACCGAGGAACACCTGGTCCGCGACCGGGTGAAGTTCCGGATAGGCCGGATCGTCTACCTCGCCCTCTCGCGGGACGAGACCGAGCTCGGCTTCGCCTTCCCCAAGGAGGAGCGGGCCGCGCTCATCGCCGCCGAGCCGGAGAAGTTCTTCCTGCCGGGCGCCGGCGACATGCGCTACCACTGGGTCGAGGCGCGGATGGCCGCCCTCGGCGTGGCGGAGCTGGAGGAACTGGTCACCGGCGCCTGGCGGATGTGCGTGCCGGCCAAGGTGGCCCGCGCGCACCTGGAGGGCGGGGCGGAGGGCGGCCTGCCGCCCGCGCCGGGGCTGGCCCGGCTGCGGGCCGCGGCCGAGGTGTTCGGGGCGTTCCCCGGGGTGGACCGCAGCTGGCTGGCGCTGTGCGCGGACACCGCGCCCGGGCTGGACCTGTCCGGCGCCGCGCACCGGGCGGCCCTGCACCGCTGGCTCAACACCTGGGGCTGCCGGATCCGCTACCCGCGCGAGGGCGAGCCCGACCTGCTCGGGGAGGGGCTGGAGCGGTGGTGGTCCCGGCACGGGGGCCTGCCCGGCGCCCGGCTGGCGGCCCTGTCCGACCGGGAGATCGGGCTGCTGGCCGCCGCGTTCGGGGAGCTGGCCGCGCTGCCCGTCGGGCGCCGGACCCTCGGTCCGACGGCAGCCGCCAAGGCCTTGTTCGCGTTGCGGCCCGAGACGGTGATGCCCTGGGACGCGGCGATCGCCCAGCGTCTGTGGGGGGCCCGGGACGAGGCGGCCTTCGCCCGTCACCTGACGGCCGGCCGGGCCTGGGCGCGGGCCGCGCTCGCGGAGAGCGGCGGGCTGGACGAGGCCGCGCTGGCGGCGGAGCTGGGGCGGCCGGGGCTGCCGCTGGCCAAGCTGCTGGACGAGTACCTGTACGTGACGATCACCCATCAGGGGGCCTGAGGGCGCGCGGCGGTGCCGCTCCCGAGGGCGCTGCCGCTCCTGCGGGGCGGGAGCGGCAGCGGTGGCGGTACTACGGGGTCAGGCCTTGCCCTTGAGGTTCCCGACGAGCTGGTTCGTCAGCTTGGTCGCGCCGGCCAGGCCCTTGTCGGTGCCGCTGCTGCTGACGAGGACGGTCACCACCGAGGTGCCGACCCGGGCGGCGACCAGGGTGGTGCCGCCGTCCCAGGCGGCGCTGGTCTCGGTGATGGCCCAGGCGCCGTCGCCGACGCCGGCGAGGGGCTTCTCGGTGACGGTCACCTTGCCGTGGGTCTGCTCGTCCGTGTAGCTCGGGCAGGCCTTGGAGAGCATGCCGAGCGCGCCGAGGACCTTGGTCGAGGTGGTGCCCTGGTAGACGTCGATCTCCTGGGCGTACTCCTCGGAGGTGTTCTTGTTGACGTACGCGTTCTGCGCGAACGAGACACCGGTGATGCCGGTGATGTTCGTCCAGGCGGTCCCGCCGAGCAGGGTGCAGTCGGGGGTGGGCACGTCGGCGGTGACCGGCTTCCGGTAGGCGGGACCGGTGTCGCGGGCGTCCGCGGGGTCGGCGGTGTAGCCGGTGGCGAAGAAGGAGGCGGGCGCGAGGGCGGCCTTGAGCTGCGTACCCGTCAGGAGGCCCTTGTTGGGGCCGTCGGTGGCCGGGGCGCCTGCGGCGGCCTCGGGGGTGGCGGCCGCCTTGGGTGCCGCGGCCTTGGGGGCGGTGCTCGGGGCGGCCTTCGGGGTGGTGGAGCAGGCGGTCAGCGCGAGCGGGAGGACCGCGACGGCGAAGAGGGTGGCGACGGGAGATATGTGACGCACGGTGTGGTTCGACCTCGTTGTTCGGATGCACGGCTGGTTCCGGTCAGCCGTGCCCCCGGCCGTCCCCCCCGGCCCGCGCGGGGGAGCGCGGCGCGTCCGGTTCAGCGACAGGACTCGCGCATCACACCGGGTGGGCGGCGGCGGGGCAAGAGCTGACCGGATCCTTTGCTGCCGGATGTGAAAGGTTTTCCCAAAACCGTGCCTGAGCGTCCGATTAGTGCTCATGCGCGGTCAGGGGCCATGCGCCGACGACCTCGTAGCGCGGCTGCTCCCCGGCGACGCCGGAGACCGGCAGGTCACTGCGGACGAGGCTGAGGGTGTCGACCTGCCAGGGCGTGCCCTCGAACCCGGCGAGGGCGTCGAGGCAGGGCCCGAGGTCGGCGCCGTCGTGGCGGGCGCGGGCGAGGGTGAGGTGCGGGGTGTAGCGGCGGTGCTGCTCCATCGGGATCCCGGCCCGCCGGGCGGCGGCGTCGGCCCGCTCGGCGAGCATCCGCAGCGCGTCGAGCCCGCCCGCCGCGCCGATCCACAGGGCGCGGCGGCCGAAGTGTCCGGCGCCGTGGAGGCGGAGCCGGAAGGGGGCGGTGTGGGCTGCCGCCCGGGCGAGGCGGGCGTGCAGTTCGGGGAGGCGGTCGTCCTCGACCTCGCCCATGAAGGCGAGGGTGAAGTGCCAGCCGGCCTCGCCGGTCCAGCGCAGGTCGTCGGTGCGGGGTGCCGCCCGGACCGCTTCGCGCAGCTCGGCGACGGCCCCCGGCTCGGGCAGCACGGCGGCGAACAGCCTCATGTCCCCGACGATAGCCGCGGGGTGGGTGCTACGCCGGGAAGCGGTGGTCCACCCAGCGGAAGGCGGCTTCGACGAGGGCCGCCGCCGCCGCGGCGATCGCGACCGCGATCCACGGCATCGTGACCCCTTCCAGCCTCAGCTGGAAGAAGTGCTGCAGCCAGGGGACGACCAGGACCACCAGGAACGCCGCCCCCATCGCCGCCACCAGCGCCACCCGCCACCACGTGTAGGGCCGGGCGATGATCGCCAGCACCCACAGCGAGGTCAGGAACAGCGTCAGCGTCGCCGCGCTGGTCTGCGAGGTCAGCGCGTCCGGCCCGGAGTAGTGCGCCCGCGCGATCAGGTACGAGGTGAAGGTGGCCGCCGCCGCGACCGCCCCGCCGGGGATGGCGTAGCGCATGACCCGCCGTACGAAGTGCGGCCGGGCCCGTTCCTTGTTCGGGGCCAGGGCCAGGAAGAACGCCGGGACGCCGATGGTGAGGGTGGACAGGAGGGTGAGGTGGCGGGGGAGGAAGGGGTACTCGACCTGGGAGCAGACCACCAGGATCGCCAGCAGCACCGAGTAGACCGTCTTGACCAGGAACAGGGTCGCCACGCGCGTGATGTTGCCGATGACCCGGCGGCCTTCGGCGACCACGGACGGCAGGGTGGAGAAGCTGTTGTTCAGGAGGACGATCTGCGCGACCGCGCGGGTGGCCTCGGAGCCCGAGCCCATGGAGACGCCGATGTCGGCGTCCTTGAGGGCGAGGACGTCGTTGACCCCGTCGCCGGTCATGGCGACGGTGTGGCCGCGGGACTGGAGGGCGCCGACCATGTCCCGCTTCTGCTGCGGGGTGACCCGGCCGAAGACGGCGTTGCCGTCGAGGACCGCGGCCATCTCCTCCCGTTCGGCGGGCAGGTGGCGGGCGTCGACGGTGCCGGCGGCGCCGGGCAGGCCCAGCTTGCCGGCGACCGCGCCGACCGAGACGGCGTTGTCGCCGGAGATGACCTTGGCCTTGACGTCCTGCTCGTCGAAGTAGCGCAGGGTGTCCGCGGCGTCGGGCCGCAGCCGCTGTTCGAGGACGACGAGGGCGGTCGGCCTGACCCCGCTGGCCACGGCCGGGTCGTCGAGCTCGCGGGCCGAGCGGGCCAGCAGCAGGACCCGCAGCCCCTGCTCGTTGAGGCCGTCGATCTCCTCCAGCGCCGGGTCGCCGCTGGGCAGGAGCACGTCGGGGGCGCCGAGCAGCCAGGTGTTGTTCTCGCCGTCGCCCTCGCTGAAGCTGGCTCCGCTGTACTTGCGGGCGGAGGAGAAGGGCAGCGACTCGGTGCAGCGCCACTCGGCGCTGTCGGGGTAGGCATCGATGATGGCCTGGAGGCTGGCGTTGGGGCGCGGGTCGGACTCGCCGAGGGCGCCGAGGACCTTCTTGACGTAGCCGGGCTCCGCGCCGCCGAGCGGGCGCAGCTCGGTGACGTCCATGCCGCCCTCGGTGAGGGTGCCGGTCTTGTCGAGGCACACGACGTCGACGCGGGCGAGGCCCTCGATGGCGGGCAGCTCCTGGACCAGGCACTGCTTGCGGCCGAGCCGGATCACGCCGACGGCGAAGGCGACGGAGGTCAGCAGGACCAGGCCCTCCGGGATCATCGGGACGATGCCGCCGACGGTGCGGGCGATGGCGTCCTTGAGGTTGTCGTCCTTGACGACGAGCTGGCTGATGATCAGGCCGATCGAGGTTGGGACCATCATCCAGGTGACGTACTTGAGGATGGTGGAGATACCGGTGCGCAGCTCGGAGTGGACGAGGGTGAAGCGGGAGGCCTCTTCGGCGAGCTGGGCGGCGTAGGCCTCGCGGCCGACCTTGGTCGCGGTGAAGGCGCCGCCGCCGGCGACCACGAAGGAGCCGGACATGACCTGGTCGCCGGGCTTCTTCAGGACCGGGTCGGCCTCGCCGGTCAGGAGGGACTCGTCGATCTCCAGGCCGTCGGCCTCGCCGACGATCCCGTCGACGACGACCTTGTCGCCGGGGCCGAGC is part of the Streptomyces katrae genome and harbors:
- a CDS encoding MmcQ/YjbR family DNA-binding protein, with the protein product MVTVDDVRRLALALPRTEEHLVRDRVKFRIGRIVYLALSRDETELGFAFPKEERAALIAAEPEKFFLPGAGDMRYHWVEARMAALGVAELEELVTGAWRMCVPAKVARAHLEGGAEGGLPPAPGLARLRAAAEVFGAFPGVDRSWLALCADTAPGLDLSGAAHRAALHRWLNTWGCRIRYPREGEPDLLGEGLERWWSRHGGLPGARLAALSDREIGLLAAAFGELAALPVGRRTLGPTAAAKALFALRPETVMPWDAAIAQRLWGARDEAAFARHLTAGRAWARAALAESGGLDEAALAAELGRPGLPLAKLLDEYLYVTITHQGA
- a CDS encoding DUF3027 domain-containing protein yields the protein MSAATTRSRTPRTPRTPAPDRLCVEAVELAREAAEEAAYPGAVGEHVSVVAEGDRVVTHFFECREAGYRGWRWAVTVTRASRAKNVTLDETVLLPGDDALLAPEWVPWSERLRPGDMGPGDLLPTDADDLRLEPGYSGEDVPPPNSVVSEEMAELVEAEDADVTDRVAVPARGSITAVAEELGMRRARVLSRYGLHTAADRWDESFGAKTPMAQAAPASCVSCGFLVAIGGSLGQAFGVCANEFGPADGRLVSLSYGCGGHSEAAVMPKPPRPAEPVLDSMAIDEFPLRPAAADEGSVPVTDLPSEDLGHS
- a CDS encoding MFS transporter, with protein sequence MAPVRSSADGSGPAKRAGRAVGRALHLPFTGTARGIRRVTHAHGAGESGLGRLIELHAINGAGDVMITVALASTVFFSVPTDEARGRVALYLGITMAPFTLLAPVIGPLLDRLPHGRRAAMAGAMLTRALLAVMMSGAVATGGLELYPAALGVLVASKAYGVVRSAVVPRLLPQGFSLVKANSRVTLAGLLATGAAAPVGAGLHALGPPWPLYGACAVFVWGTFAAFQLPHKVDDAKGERRARLSTHEAHSKRPGLRTVSRPVLCGLLANATMRVLSGFLIFFLAFLLREQPLGGQSAAVSLGIVGASAGVGNACGTAVGAWLRARAPEAIVATVLSATLGVAILSALVFSGPFMAVLAGTAGFCQALAKLSLDAMIQRDVPEAVRTSAFARSETLLQMAWVVGGGIGIALPLNGVLGMTVASAVIALGAAVALRGYLTSPHHQRSSHPSVA
- a CDS encoding aldo/keto reductase, with translation MKYTQLGRTGLKVSRLVLGTMNFGPQTDEPTSHAIMDAALDAGVNFFDTANVYGWGENKGRTEEIIGTWFAQGGGRRDKTVLATKVYGSMAPEGEPWPNYDRLSALNIRRAVDASLKRLQTDHIDVYQFHHVDRQTPFEEIWQAVEVLVQQGKILYAGSSNFPGWKIAQANETAARGGRLGLVSEQCLYNLAERRAEMEVIPAAQEYGLGVIPWSPLHGGLLGGAIRKQAAGASEGRSASGRTADALADTAVRAQVQAYEDLLDKHGLEPGETALAWLLTRPGVTGPIVGPRTREQLASALRAVELELSQEVLAGLDEIFPGPGPSPEAFAW
- a CDS encoding GDSL-type esterase/lipase family protein, with the protein product MRFMFVGDSMTIGRAGDFTWRYRMWQHLRATLGDGCFEIVGPRSALYDAAGDTPAGEGYAAPGFPAAARRHLAGWGEGWQHMAPLIGPAVRESGADVLLVSLGLIDLGFYTKADQTAENVRAFIAAAREARPGIRMVLLPVIPNVRAEDDAPFAAEVVRFNELLAKTVADLTDAASPVLLAARPEAYDIHRDTYDGTHPNASGEHRLAGEFAAVLHQAWGIGGPYRPADDT
- a CDS encoding SPFH domain-containing protein; its protein translation is MAIGVVAGVVLAAIIALIGLFKLMWRVAEPNEALVISGSTHKTEGIGEGMGFRIVTGRGTLVLPGVQAVRKLSLDLNETQLNVDCVTHQGIPLRVKGVVIFKIGDDYVSIANAARRFLDQQKMMPERVHIVFAGHLRSIVGGLTVEDMIRDREKLTGQTRAACGTEMEKLGLIVDSLQIHEIEDPTGYIKNLAMPHAAAVQRDARIAQAEANRLATEAEQTAFARMAEATRDSEILQAGYQAERDKAAATARQAGPLSEAAARQEVVVQETRVAELEAHRREQQLQADVRKPADAAAYQTRTLAEAERDARISAAQAKAKETELAAAAEATRVRTAAAAEAQATEARGHAAATATRVSGEAEAASTQAKGLAAAESARANGLAQAEAARAKGLAEAEAIKARAAALAENQEAVVAQQLAENWPAIVQAGAGAFGNVEHMVLLNGAEGMSEMFAKALTMGGTGLGVARQLLASMGAQQKGEQKGEGGREAKAPAATPVSGTGPGRTPIPIDEDRA
- the thpR gene encoding RNA 2',3'-cyclic phosphodiesterase, which gives rise to MRLFAAVLPEPGAVAELREAVRAAPRTDDLRWTGEAGWHFTLAFMGEVEDDRLPELHARLARAAAHTAPFRLRLHGAGHFGRRALWIGAAGGLDALRMLAERADAAARRAGIPMEQHRRYTPHLTLARARHDGADLGPCLDALAGFEGTPWQVDTLSLVRSDLPVSGVAGEQPRYEVVGAWPLTAHEH